A stretch of DNA from Butyricicoccus intestinisimiae:
CATCTTATCCGTTTCCGGTGCATTTGTCAAGAATACACAGAAAAAAAGAGGATACAATCTTCCCAATTGTATCCTCTGTCCGTTTTTGTCAGGCGATCAGGCCGCCGTCAATTTTGGCGGTCAGAATGCGCTGCACGCTGTCATCAATGCGCTGTTCCGTCAATTTTCCGTCGGATACTGCCTGAAACAGGGCGCGATAAACCGCATCCACATCAGACGGCTCCAGCAGCATATCCGCGCCCGCCTGCACGGCGAGAACCGCCGCTTCGCCCTCTGCGTACTGCTCGGTCAAGGCTGTATCCTGCAAGGCGTCCGTCATGATAATGCCGGTGTAGTTCAGCTTTTTGCGCAGCAGATCCGTCATCACCTTGGATGACACCGAGCACGGCACGGTATCATACGTCTTGTTCTGCGCGTTGGTGACAATCATAAATGCCGGTTTCTGCTTGATGCACGCCTCAAAGGCGGAAAGATTTTCCTCATCCTCCCCCGGAAAGGCGGAAACCGCAGACAGCACGTGATTTTTCTGCAAGCCCTTGATTTCGCCGGACGCTATATCTGCATCGTCTCCGACTGCCGGCGCCAAATTTACGGTAAATCCGACACCGCTCAGCTCCTGCGCAATGGTCTGTCCCAGTGCATACGCCGTCTGTTCGTCCGTGCTCTCCGCAGCGTTCAAAATGCTTTTCGTCCGCAGCGCCTGTGCAACCGGCGCATTGCTGCCGCCCTGCTCCTGTACGCCCAAGAACACCGGAACACCGCTCTTAGATGCCTCGGCATAGCTCTGGGTATTGCTCAGCATATCCTTGATTTGCGCTTTTCCCTGCAAGCTCTGTCTTGTGTACAGCACACCGCCAACCGGACGCTTTTCTATCGCTTCCTGTGTTGCCGTGCCGGCACGAACGACCTGCTTGGTCTGCGTCAGCGCCTCCGGCGTCACGAACATCATCTGATACAGCTTTTGCTCCAAGGTCATCGCGTCCAGCAGCTCGTTGGCACGCTTTTGCGATGCCGTGAGCGGCTGTGCTTCCGCCTCTTTCTCCGGCTCTTTCGTCTGTTGCTCTGCGTCATTGGATGTGCGCACCAGAAATTCTGCACCTGCCGGTGCCCGATCCGGATGAAACTGAATATATCCGATGGCTGCCGCGCTCAGTACAATGCACGCCACAACTGGGATCAGCAGCAAATATCGCTTCTTCATTTTGGAACCTCCTGCGGTTTTTCTCGTATCAGTATACCGTATTTATCAAAAGATTTCTACCGATTTTGAGAAAACTACGCCTTTTTGCCCAATACCTCCCGCCGGATATAGGCAAAAGTCTCCTCCTCGCCCTTTTCGGCGAGCATGTGCAGCATGGTTTCCAGCAGCTCTCGGGTTTTCGGATGCATAATCATGGTGTTGACGCGCAGGCCGTTTTCGTAGTACTGCCATGCCGAAGCATCGGTATAGGCATCCCCCTGATAGACACGGCAGGCGGCAATGCGGTCGCACAGCATCTCCGCGACGTATTTTACCGGCATTTCCATACCCGTGAGCGGATACCCGTCTTTTTTCAGCGAATAGTCAATCCAATACTCCAAATGGTGCTTGTTTCTGCCCTTGTGATGCAGCCAAGCTGTGCTATAGCCGCGATCAAGCCGTTCGGCTGTGTTCGGACTGCGATAGCCCTGATAGTACTTCGCACCGACAAAAAACTCCGTCGGGCTGTATTTTGACAAATCATGCATGAGACCTTGGCGATACAGCCCCAGCTTAAAGCAATACTTTCGCACCAGCGCCCTGTGATGATGCACCGTGCACAAGTGCCGCAGCCACTTCGGCCGCCGGTCTGCTTTTACTCGTACCGATAATTCTTTTTCTATTGATTTCATAACAATCCCTTTTATTTTTCCAGCACTCGATATACATAACACGGTTTCCACATAACATCGCCGGTATCCAACAGCGGCAACAATTTCGATATGTCTGCCGTATTTCTGCACAACCCGTTTTTATTCAGAATTTGTTGTACCCGTCT
This window harbors:
- a CDS encoding glycoside hydrolase family 3 N-terminal domain-containing protein, which translates into the protein MKKRYLLLIPVVACIVLSAAAIGYIQFHPDRAPAGAEFLVRTSNDAEQQTKEPEKEAEAQPLTASQKRANELLDAMTLEQKLYQMMFVTPEALTQTKQVVRAGTATQEAIEKRPVGGVLYTRQSLQGKAQIKDMLSNTQSYAEASKSGVPVFLGVQEQGGSNAPVAQALRTKSILNAAESTDEQTAYALGQTIAQELSGVGFTVNLAPAVGDDADIASGEIKGLQKNHVLSAVSAFPGEDEENLSAFEACIKQKPAFMIVTNAQNKTYDTVPCSVSSKVMTDLLRKKLNYTGIIMTDALQDTALTEQYAEGEAAVLAVQAGADMLLEPSDVDAVYRALFQAVSDGKLTEQRIDDSVQRILTAKIDGGLIA
- a CDS encoding DUF5662 family protein → MKSIEKELSVRVKADRRPKWLRHLCTVHHHRALVRKYCFKLGLYRQGLMHDLSKYSPTEFFVGAKYYQGYRSPNTAERLDRGYSTAWLHHKGRNKHHLEYWIDYSLKKDGYPLTGMEMPVKYVAEMLCDRIAACRVYQGDAYTDASAWQYYENGLRVNTMIMHPKTRELLETMLHMLAEKGEEETFAYIRREVLGKKA